A stretch of Cyanobacterium sp. HL-69 DNA encodes these proteins:
- a CDS encoding diguanylate cyclase/phosphodiesterase with PAS/PAC sensor(s) has product MTNPITIFIVEDEAIAAESLKLDLETIGYRVVGLADNRKDALHGIYKSKPDLVLMDIKIKNDDGIILAEEIAKKTSNSIPIIYLTAYTDQNTIKRAVKTSPYGFIAKPYKIEVLESNISIALNKHQQIVDKELQLLKQQEKLNAVSKYDSLTQLPNQLSLVENFNAILEVFYQQINASADNNEETIPSLIPIFYLDFSRFNLIRDELGIDVSNSLFKAVVKRLKANLGDDIIIAKLEHYEFCLITEPIRHRQSAIDLAEDLLKNITPPLIYKKQKIYIDFNIGISFYPIQGDTINELLNNAKAVVTENKTVGLNQYEVYSPAFHTNNKNEVAIETKLHDALANEEFEVFYQPKVNLKTNKIIGIEALLRWNDPGHNNISPAVFIPIAEQIGLIDSIGEWVLNKACEDFKLLEKRCGQQMQVSVNFSPRQFNDNLLEQKIFKILADHYFNPQFLEIELTESLLIKNPSLAVKKLNKLKSAGLKIAIDDFGKGYSSLGYLQHFNFDTLKIDRDFIKNIDGNYKNASIVRCLIQMAHQLNLKVVAEGVETPGELNFLANNDCDIFQGYLFSRPIAFDQLIDLISLRNH; this is encoded by the coding sequence ATGACTAATCCCATTACTATATTTATAGTAGAAGACGAGGCGATCGCGGCAGAAAGCCTAAAATTAGACTTAGAAACCATAGGTTATAGAGTAGTAGGATTAGCCGACAATAGAAAAGATGCCCTACACGGTATTTATAAAAGTAAGCCAGACTTAGTTCTGATGGACATTAAAATAAAAAATGATGATGGCATTATCCTTGCAGAAGAAATAGCCAAAAAAACTTCCAATTCCATTCCAATCATCTACCTTACCGCTTATACAGATCAAAATACCATTAAAAGAGCCGTCAAAACTTCCCCCTATGGATTCATTGCCAAACCTTACAAAATAGAAGTTTTAGAAAGCAACATTAGTATAGCCCTCAATAAACATCAACAAATTGTTGATAAAGAATTACAGTTATTAAAACAACAAGAAAAGTTAAACGCTGTTAGTAAGTACGATAGTTTAACTCAATTACCAAATCAGCTATCCTTAGTAGAAAACTTCAACGCCATTTTAGAAGTTTTTTATCAACAAATAAATGCAAGTGCCGACAATAACGAAGAAACAATACCATCTTTAATTCCTATTTTTTATCTTGACTTTAGCCGTTTTAATTTAATTCGAGATGAATTAGGTATTGATGTTTCTAATTCCTTATTTAAAGCAGTGGTCAAAAGGTTAAAAGCGAATCTAGGAGATGACATAATCATTGCAAAATTAGAACACTATGAATTTTGTTTAATTACTGAACCTATTAGACATCGTCAAAGTGCCATTGATTTAGCAGAAGATTTATTAAAAAACATTACTCCTCCTCTGATTTATAAAAAACAAAAAATTTATATTGATTTTAATATTGGTATCAGTTTTTATCCTATTCAGGGAGACACAATTAATGAGTTATTAAATAATGCGAAAGCTGTTGTTACTGAGAATAAAACTGTAGGATTAAATCAATACGAAGTCTATTCTCCCGCATTTCATACTAATAATAAAAATGAAGTAGCCATAGAAACAAAATTACATGATGCTTTAGCCAATGAAGAATTTGAAGTTTTTTATCAACCAAAAGTAAACCTTAAAACTAACAAAATAATCGGTATTGAAGCTCTTTTACGATGGAATGATCCAGGACATAATAACATTTCCCCTGCTGTTTTTATTCCCATTGCCGAACAAATTGGTTTAATTGATAGTATTGGGGAATGGGTGTTAAATAAAGCCTGTGAAGATTTTAAACTTTTGGAAAAAAGATGTGGTCAACAAATGCAGGTTTCTGTAAATTTTTCTCCCCGTCAATTTAATGATAATCTACTAGAACAAAAAATATTTAAAATATTAGCTGATCACTATTTTAACCCTCAGTTTTTAGAAATAGAATTAACGGAAAGTTTATTAATCAAAAATCCTTCTTTGGCAGTAAAAAAATTAAACAAACTTAAATCTGCTGGATTAAAAATTGCGATCGATGACTTTGGGAAAGGCTATTCTTCTCTTGGTTATTTACAACATTTTAATTTTGATACTTTAAAGATTGATAGAGATTTTATAAAAAATATTGATGGCAATTATAAAAATGCCAGTATTGTTAGATGTTTGATTCAAATGGCACACCAATTAAATTTAAAAGTAGTGGCAGAAGGGGTAGAAACCCCCGGAGAATTAAACTTTTTAGCTAATAATGATTGTGATATTTTTCAGGGTTATTTATTTAGTCGTCCCATTGCTTTTGACCAACTAATTGATTTAATTAGTCTTAGAAACCATTAG
- the btuB gene encoding TonB-dependent cobalamin receptor BtuB, with the protein MKNKYWWLLQSKSLVWALPLLVATVLFDNGVPLSAQPEEEPQIENSLTQSEEEQEVENNLTPEEEQEIFIIITDKILNQPVFAPFRREATVRDSSRPVYVIDRQQIEAQGARTVQEALKYLPGVLSDGTTGGQLGAQSTQIIRGASTSQVLILLDGRPINDVGRFGGFDLSSFTTDNIERIELLPGGGSTLYGSDALGGVINIVTRSGAGETPQVTVRANVGSFGLNEQAIQSRGETNGVSWAVGYTRTQSDNNFPFRIDRIGLESQRENADVLYNNFNLKLAGNLGDRNKLTFSALYLNKEFGVAGGIAVPEAPFNNLTPLARQNTDELFLDLTLESKLGEGDDSLLTTRIFGDFLDYKFENPDGFSAGRDDINRRALGLQVQHNWQLTPNQNITYGYDFRNTQAENNTFSSNSGITTLNYDGSISQQALFASYNVDFSPEFNLNLGLRQDFNSLVNGSFTSPSIGARYHITPTTTVRANYGRSFRSPQIVNLEGLGAFNIVGNPELKPERGNSFDIGVDQQLGDIGLLRLTFFSNRIDNLINFEFGNPSTYTNIGEIKSTGIEADLNVQVAPNFFAFANYTLNDPRIIEDVNPSIEGNELGFRGANSFNLGIAYEKDIYLALILKSLGGYFINNSNTDSLPGYTTVDFKTRIPLSDNVNLTGGIDNIFDKQYEQFPGFPALGRNFRVGVNATF; encoded by the coding sequence ATGAAGAATAAATATTGGTGGCTTTTGCAAAGCAAAAGTCTAGTTTGGGCATTGCCTTTATTAGTGGCAACTGTCCTGTTTGATAATGGTGTTCCCTTGTCCGCTCAACCCGAAGAAGAGCCACAAATAGAAAATAGTTTAACTCAGTCAGAAGAAGAGCAAGAGGTAGAAAATAATCTAACTCCCGAAGAAGAACAGGAAATTTTTATTATCATAACCGATAAAATCCTTAATCAACCAGTGTTTGCCCCCTTCAGAAGGGAAGCCACCGTCAGGGATTCTAGTCGCCCCGTATATGTCATCGATAGGCAACAGATAGAGGCTCAGGGGGCTAGGACAGTGCAAGAAGCCCTAAAATACTTGCCTGGGGTTCTGAGTGATGGCACCACAGGAGGGCAATTAGGGGCGCAAAGTACCCAAATTATTCGGGGTGCTAGTACCTCTCAAGTATTGATATTACTCGATGGCAGACCCATTAATGATGTTGGTCGTTTTGGGGGTTTTGATTTATCTAGCTTCACCACCGATAACATTGAAAGAATCGAACTCTTACCAGGAGGCGGCTCTACCCTTTATGGCTCTGATGCCCTTGGAGGTGTTATCAACATTGTTACCCGTAGCGGTGCGGGGGAAACTCCTCAAGTAACTGTCAGGGCTAATGTGGGTAGTTTTGGTTTAAATGAACAAGCCATTCAGAGTCGTGGGGAAACGAATGGTGTTAGTTGGGCGGTGGGATACACCAGAACCCAATCTGATAATAACTTCCCCTTCCGTATCGATCGCATCGGGCTTGAATCCCAAAGAGAAAACGCCGATGTACTTTACAATAACTTCAATTTGAAATTAGCAGGAAATCTGGGCGATCGCAACAAGCTCACCTTCAGCGCCCTTTACCTCAACAAAGAATTTGGAGTCGCAGGGGGAATCGCTGTACCCGAAGCCCCTTTCAACAACCTTACTCCCCTCGCCCGACAAAATACCGACGAACTCTTCCTTGATTTAACCCTAGAATCAAAACTAGGAGAAGGAGACGACTCCCTCCTTACCACCAGAATTTTTGGAGATTTTCTCGACTACAAATTTGAGAACCCCGATGGTTTTTCTGCTGGGAGAGATGACATTAACCGCCGAGCATTAGGGTTACAAGTTCAACACAACTGGCAACTAACCCCCAACCAAAACATTACCTACGGCTACGATTTTCGTAACACCCAAGCAGAAAACAACACCTTTAGTAGCAACAGTGGCATCACCACCCTCAACTATGACGGTAGCATTAGCCAACAAGCCCTTTTTGCCAGTTATAACGTCGATTTTAGCCCCGAATTTAACCTTAATCTAGGACTCCGACAAGACTTTAATAGCCTTGTAAATGGCTCTTTTACCTCCCCTAGCATCGGGGCAAGATACCACATTACCCCCACCACCACCGTCAGGGCAAACTATGGTAGAAGTTTTAGATCTCCCCAAATTGTTAACCTAGAAGGTTTAGGAGCATTTAATATTGTCGGGAATCCTGAGCTAAAACCCGAAAGGGGCAATAGTTTTGATATTGGTGTCGATCAACAATTGGGAGACATCGGGCTATTAAGATTAACCTTTTTTAGTAATCGCATTGATAACCTCATTAACTTCGAGTTTGGCAACCCTAGCACCTACACCAATATCGGTGAAATCAAAAGCACAGGCATAGAAGCTGACCTAAATGTTCAGGTTGCCCCCAACTTTTTTGCTTTTGCCAACTATACTTTAAATGATCCTCGCATCATAGAAGATGTTAACCCCTCCATCGAAGGAAATGAGCTAGGCTTCAGGGGGGCAAATAGTTTTAACCTTGGTATTGCTTACGAAAAAGACATTTATCTTGCTCTGATTCTCAAAAGTTTGGGCGGTTACTTTATCAATAACTCCAATACCGATTCTTTGCCAGGATACACCACCGTAGATTTTAAAACCCGCATTCCTCTCTCTGATAATGTTAACTTAACAGGGGGAATAGATAATATATTTGATAAACAATATGAACAATTCCCCGGTTTTCCCGCTCTCGGTAGAAATTTCCGAGTCGGGGTGAATGCAACATTTTAG